In Bifidobacterium scardovii JCM 12489 = DSM 13734, the genomic stretch GCAAGGGATGGCAGTACGGTAGCGGGATCCGCCGCGAACGTCATCAACGTAAGATCCGTCACGCTGCCCCCTATCTTGGCTGGTCTGCACGGGTACCCGCCATCGTAACGAGATCCGCGATTTGCGTTTATTGTACGCGCACATTATGGACACAAATTCAGCTTTTGCCGTGTAGTGTCCATTTACGGGGTGCTCAGGACGTAGGATTGACGGAAGAATGTGACGGAGCCGTGCCGATGTACCGGTGAGGTTCCGGAATGGCGCTGGTAATAATGTCGGGAGAATGAATATGGGCAGCGAAACGCGGGTTGACAGGCCGGTGAAGACGATGCTGGCGGTGCAGATCGGGGCATATGCGGTGCTCGTGGTGTTGGCGCTGATCAGAATCGTGCTGAATCCGTCGATGACCGCCGTGCAGTTCGAGCCGTTGATGACGCTCGGCGTGCTGGCGCTCGGCGTGACGTTCCTGGTGTGCTCGCCGCTGCGCGACGGCACCGCCGGGCGCGTGATCGCGGGACTTATCGGGGCCGTTGCGCTGGTGCTTATGGCGCTTGCGCCGCTTGGGCCGGTGCTGTTCCCCCATGTCAAGGCCGGTGGATCGTACGGCATGCGCGATATGGCCCGGTACGCGCCCGAGGCCTGGTTCGCCGGGATCGGCGGGCTACTGGTGGCGCTGATCATCGTGTCGTTCATCCGGCAGATGGCCCGTGCGGAGCGCTCGCATCTGATCCGTGGCCTGTCGCACACCGTGATCGACGGCATCGCGATGCTCGCCGCCACCGGGTGGTGTCTGCTGCCGCAGTACCTGTTCGGCACGCTCGTCTCCATCAACCGCGTGGCGTGGATCGCGTCGATCGTGGTGCTGGTGGTCTTCGCCGTGGCGCTGGCCGTGGCGTCCGTATGGTGGCTGAACGAGATGGACCCGGACGAGCGGGCCAACCGCCCGTGGATCGGCATCGTGGTGCTGCCGGTGATGCTCGCCGGGACGCTGGTCCCCATGCTGTCCCTGATCGCGGCGCTGCTGTGACGCGCGTTGTGCTGCTGGATCGTCTCTTTTGCTGGCTCCCCTCTATGAGGGGAGCCTTGATTGTTGGAGGATCAGAGCACGCCGAGGTGCTCGAGCAGCACCTCAAGGCCGATGAGAATCAGCACGATGCCGCCGGCGATCTGCGCCGGCTTCTGCCAACGCGAGCCGAAGATGCGGCCGATGTACAGGCCGACCGCCGAGAACGCGCCGGTGGTCACGCCGATGATGATCACCGAGGTCCATACGTTCACACGCATGAACGCGAAGCTCACGCCGACGGCGAAGGCGTCGATGCTGCACGCCACGGCGAGCGGCAGCATGTGCCGCCAGTCGAATTCGGCGTTCTCCTTGGCGTTCTCCTCATCCTCGTCGAAGGCCTCGCGCACCATGTTGCCGCCGATGAAGGCGAGCAGCGCGAAGATGATCCAGTGGTCGACCGCGGTGACGTATTTGCTGAACGTGGATGCGGCGAAGTAGCCGAGCAGGGGGAACAGCGCCTGGAAACCGCCGAACCACAGGCCCGTCTTGAAGGCGTCCAGGCCGCGCAGCTTGCGCACGGTCAATCCCTTGCCGATCGACACGGCGAAAGCGTCCATGGATACGGAAATGGCGATAAGTAGAATTTGCAACATAGCTGGTCAATATAGGTTCATCCCGTCGGTTCACCACAGGATGGGCCTCGACGGGGGTGACCCGCCTACGCCTAGGGGCACCGACATTGAGAACTGCCGGGCCAGCCAGCCGGGCTTTGAATCCAAGCGAATACTGTTCGCATGCCGCTATTACAAAGACAATAGTATAGCAAAGGCCGTTCCCGAACGGGGGAACGGCCTGCGTTTTTTCATGTCAGCGAAAGCTGACCGGCGGAATCACTCGCCTGCGTTCGCGAGACGCTCGCGCGCGGCGACGATTTCCTTCTCGGCCTCGGCAGCGCCGGTCCAGTAGTCGCCGGGGAGGACTTCCTTGCCCGGCTCCAGGGCCTTGTACTGCTCGAAGAAGTGCTTGATTTCGGCCTTGTGGTACTCGTTGACGTCGCTGATGTCCTTGATGTCGTCGAAGCGCACGTCGGCGGGCACGCACAGCACCTTGTCGTCGCCGCCGGCCTCGTCGACCATGTGGTACAGGCCAACGGCGCGGCACTTGACCACGCAGCCCGGGAACACCGAGTTCGGGATCATGACGAGCGCGTCGAGCGGATCGCCGTCCTCGCCCAGGGTGCCGTCGATGTAGCCGTAGTCGTCCGGGTAGCCCATGGCCGTGAACAGGGTGCGGTCCAAGAACACGCGGCCGGTCTCGTGGTCGACTTCGTACTTGTTCTTCGAACCGCGCGGGATCTCCACGACGACGTTGAAGGTTTCTGCCATATTGGCCTCCTCATTGGTGAAATGACATTGCGGGTGGAACCGCACGTACCGCACACCACAATACCCTGTATTTGCCCCGCCGCGCGGGTATGCGTTGCGATGCGAAAAAAATCGCTCCCTTTGGGTTCCCAAGGGGAGCGATGCCGGCGGCGCCGAACGACGCGGCCTTGAAGAGCGGACTAGCGCACCACGGTGAAGATGTGCGCCACGTCGGCCCACGGGGCGAGGGAGACGAAGTTGTCCCAGCCCCAGTCGAACTCGCGGCCGGTCAGCTCATCGCGCAGGTGCGCGCCCTGATCCGGGTCCACGTCGAAGTCGGGCATCTCGAAGTGCACGGTCGCCTGATGCGCGTCATGGCCGTCGAGGTTGACCACGGCGATCAGCGTCTCGGCCTTGCCGGTGCCGGTCAGCTCGGCCGGCGTGTGGCGGGCGAAGGAGAGGATGCTCGGGTCGCTGGTCGGCAGCACGGTCACGTTGTGGTAGCTGAACGCGGCCTTGTGGTTGCGGCGGATCGCGTTGAGCGAGGTGAGCAGCTCGGCGATGCCGTACTTGGACGTCTCGGACCAGTCGCGTACCTTGACCTCGTACTTCTCGTTGTCGATCTGCTCCTCGAATCCCGGGCGCTGCTTGTTCTCGATCAGCTCGTAGCCGTTGTAGATGCCCCACGACGGCGAACCCATCGCGGCGAGCACCGCGCGCACCGCGTGGCCGGCGATGCCGTTGTCGCGCACGTAGGCGGTGAGGATGTCCGGCGTGGTCGGCCAGAACGTGTTGTGTTGGTAGTAGCCGTCATCACCGTTGGTGGTGCCGAGGTACTCCTCGAGCTCCTCCTTGGTGTTGCGCCACGGGAAGTAGCAGTGCGACTGCGTGAAGCCGACATAGCTCAGCGCGCGCATCATGCCCGGGCGAGTGAAGGCCTCGGCCAGGAACAGGACCTCCGGGTGCTTCTTGGTGACGGCCGCGATCACGTCCTGCCAGAAGCGCACCGGTTTGGTGTGCGGGTTGTCGACGCGGAAGATCGTCACGCCCGCCTCGATCCACAGGTTCATGATCCGCTCGACCTCGCGCTCGATGCCGGCCATGTCGGCGTTGAAGTCGATCGGGTAGATGTCCTGGTACTTCTTCGGCGGGTTCTCGGCGAAGGCGATCGTGCCGTCCGGCTTGGTGCGGAACCAGTTCGGATGCGCCTTGACCCACGGGTGGTCGGGCGAGCACTGCAGCGCGAAGTCGAGCGCGATCTCGAGGCCGAGCTCGTGGGCGCGCGCGGTGAGCGCCTTGAAATCATCCATGGTGCCGAGCAGCGGATCGACCGTATCGTGGCCGCCCAGCTCGGATCCGATGCCGAACGGCGAGCCCGGGTCGTCCGGCCCGGCCGCCAGCGCGTTGTTGCGTCCCTTGCGGTTGGTCACGCCGATCGGGAAGATCGGCGGCAGGTAGACGATGTCGAAGCCCTCGGCCTTGGCGCGTTCCAGGCCGCTCAGCGCGGTCTTGAGCGTGCCCTGCACGATCTTGT encodes the following:
- a CDS encoding alpha-1,4-glucan--maltose-1-phosphate maltosyltransferase gives rise to the protein MATSKNSASKRTSSAPSEISDAMPAATAKSGKSAASTATATRTRKKSTAKTTRKTTTRKAPAKQPFTVALVGETPAPSIPVTEPGQFGRVNILDITPNEERGTYPGRVELGEPFTMTAQVFIEGRTKVGATAVVRNHRGKEMARVPMTCTNPGLDRWQVTLACGERSNVKPWDPEFAAVKRQLGEWTVTIEGWEDTYASWLRDARIKVDVHDDVENALDSGAELLARWAATADAKLNATERKTLQAAAKAAADRTLTPAERLAAADNETIAALHESNPLRDGVSPSEPQRFRVERPGSSFAAWYQFFPRSEGAYVDPDTHKIVQGTLKTALSGLERAKAEGFDIVYLPPIFPIGVTNRKGRNNALAAGPDDPGSPFGIGSELGGHDTVDPLLGTMDDFKALTARAHELGLEIALDFALQCSPDHPWVKAHPNWFRTKPDGTIAFAENPPKKYQDIYPIDFNADMAGIEREVERIMNLWIEAGVTIFRVDNPHTKPVRFWQDVIAAVTKKHPEVLFLAEAFTRPGMMRALSYVGFTQSHCYFPWRNTKEELEEYLGTTNGDDGYYQHNTFWPTTPDILTAYVRDNGIAGHAVRAVLAAMGSPSWGIYNGYELIENKQRPGFEEQIDNEKYEVKVRDWSETSKYGIAELLTSLNAIRRNHKAAFSYHNVTVLPTSDPSILSFARHTPAELTGTGKAETLIAVVNLDGHDAHQATVHFEMPDFDVDPDQGAHLRDELTGREFDWGWDNFVSLAPWADVAHIFTVVR
- a CDS encoding manganese efflux pump MntP; protein product: MLQILLIAISVSMDAFAVSIGKGLTVRKLRGLDAFKTGLWFGGFQALFPLLGYFAASTFSKYVTAVDHWIIFALLAFIGGNMVREAFDEDEENAKENAEFDWRHMLPLAVACSIDAFAVGVSFAFMRVNVWTSVIIIGVTTGAFSAVGLYIGRIFGSRWQKPAQIAGGIVLILIGLEVLLEHLGVL
- a CDS encoding inorganic diphosphatase, encoding MAETFNVVVEIPRGSKNKYEVDHETGRVFLDRTLFTAMGYPDDYGYIDGTLGEDGDPLDALVMIPNSVFPGCVVKCRAVGLYHMVDEAGGDDKVLCVPADVRFDDIKDISDVNEYHKAEIKHFFEQYKALEPGKEVLPGDYWTGAAEAEKEIVAARERLANAGE